The Montipora capricornis isolate CH-2021 chromosome 6, ASM3666992v2, whole genome shotgun sequence genome has a window encoding:
- the LOC138052997 gene encoding WD repeat and coiled-coil-containing protein-like isoform X3 gives MAPFPPSKLTDFYDASLQCFSMSFTENNVNELVDKFSQSNRKEHCHKHVDDLNGYDDARVVLPSSDSPPSLRLPNGSLARGLSPSIIENRMPKLISELNASDCPKINGSSNERSQENFSCCLRYIEEVKAATLASLSTLTDELSILEQRLNTIGPYQTLYPLPDSAEFVTVVWTDELTGAVEQNNFLLDKGRLRLKTVKKAFRASLVRMSIGDVPCIVSSGENGFIPVRFLSGTTVQMSGHSRLNQSSERKA, from the exons ATGGCTCCATTTCCACCCTCCAAGCTCACTGATTTCTATGATGCAAGTTTGCAATGTTTCAGCATGTCCTTCACAGAAAACAATGTCAATGAATTAGTGGACAAGTTTTCTCAATCAAACAGAAAAGAACATTGTCATAAGCATGTGGATGATTTAAATGGATATGATGATGCAAGGGTTGTTTTACCAAGCAGTGACTCTCCACCATCTTTAAGGCTTCCCAATGGAAGTCTTGCAAGAGGATTAAGCCCATCCATAATAGAGAACAGAATGCCAAAGCTAATATCTGAGCTTAATGCCTCAGATTGCCCAAAGATCAATGGAAGCTCCAACGAAAGGTCTCAAG AAAACTTTAGCTGTTGCTTAAGGTACATAGAAGAGGTTAAAGCAGCAACGTTAGCCTCACTTTCAACGTTAACTGATGAACTATCCATTTTGGAGCAGAGGCTGAACACTATTGGCCCCTATCAGACGTTATATCCATTGCCAGATAGTGCAG AGTTTGTTACAGTTGTTTGGACAGATGAATTGACTGGAGCAGTGgaacaaaacaattttcttcttgaCAAAGGCCGTTTGAGACTGAAGACAGTAAAGAAGGCATTCAGGGCTTCACTTGTTAGAATGTCCATAG GTGATGTGCCGTGCATCGTTTCTTCTGGAGagaacggtttcattcctgtcAGGTTTTTAAGTGGCACCACCGTTCAAATGTCTGGACACTCGAGACTTAATCAAAGCTCTGAACGAAAAGCTTGA
- the LOC138052997 gene encoding WD repeat and coiled-coil-containing protein-like isoform X1 — translation MAAKIDLGDCKLLRSNANYLHQNLQRRAENVGNVPYCELAWTDGEKVWLSPVRFNRNRGDGFSITAREACLIGEFDSFVMGLSCSTFANGSNAYYICVVMKEKVVVLLRKIDDDIFSLLKEYSAECISQGCVWHPSLPQVAVLSKSSAVLLCFTEEFSCTVIPIKTFHRNLQACAWSNDGEHLAVAVDDILCIISWTDWNKPSQFTYDQWNHLEACGRIKCIVPWKTCSFMVATELPLEKLLGNDEKCDLFEVENEQNCSDDSASGVSSFNPHDGCAIITKKKDQNQDVSSLLKFKPNMQHFEAPSTSAHIIAIGCQESKPVEIFRTNIKGLISPDLMIFQPASNSVIVGSHCSSKLHCFTLPSHDMNWKAKAECQAEDKILELDANVKPRECVSFLGTQTVSCFTWKK, via the exons ATGGCAGCAAAAATTGATCTTGGGGACTGCAAGCTGCTGAGATCTAACGCAAATTATTTGCATCAAAACCTTCAAAGACGCGCTGAAAATGTCGGAAACGTACCTTATTGCGAGCTAGCTTGGACAGATGGAGAAAAAGTATGGTTGTCACCCGTACGTTTTAACCGGAATCGCGGTGATGGTTTTAGTATCACTGCAAGGGAAGCCTGTTTGATTGGTGAATTTGATAGTTTTGTTATGGGGTTGTCATGCAGCACGTTTGCCAATGGATCCAATGCATATTACATATGTGTAGTCATGAAAGAAAAGGTTGTCGTTTTGTTAAGAAAGATCGATGATGATATTTTTAGCCTTTTGAAGGAATACTCTGCAGAATGCATATCGCAAGGATGTGTATGGCACCCGAGTCTCCCACAGGTGGCCGTATTGTCTAAATCATCAGCCGTTCTCTTATGTTTTACCGAAGAGTTCAGTTGTACTGTGATCCCAATCAAGACGTTTCACAG GAATTTACAAGCTTGTGCATGGAGCAATGATGGGGAACATCTTGCTGTTGCAGTTGATGACATTTTATGCATAATATCTTGGACAGACTGGAATAAACCAAGTCAGTTTACTTATGATCAGTGGAACCATCTTGAAGCCTGTGGCAGGATAAAGTGCATTGTGCCGTGGAAAACATGTTCATTTATGGTTGCTACAGAGCTTCCTTTGGAAAAACTACTTGGAAATGATGAGAAATGTGATCTATTTGAGGTTGAAAATGAGCAAAACTGTTCTGATGATAGTGCAAGTGGAGTGTCCAGCTTTAATCCACATGATGGCTGTGCCATCATCACCAAAAAAAAGGACCAGAACCAAGATGTCAGCTCTCTGTTAAAGTTTAAGCCAAATATGCAACACTTTGAGGCCCCATCAACTTCAGCGCATATTATTGCAATAGGTTGCCAGGAATCAAAACCAGTTGAAATATTTCGAACAAACATTAAGGGCCTTATTTCTCCAGACTTGATGATATTTCAG CCTGCATCAAATTCAGTTATAGTAGGAAGCCATTGCAGTAGCAAGTTACACTGCTTTACTCTTCCTTCACATGATATGAATTGGAAGGCGAAGGCTGAATGCCAGGCAGAAGATAAAATACTAGAACTCGATGCTAATGTAAAACCAAGGGAATGTGTCTCATTCCTGGGAACACAGACAGTTTCTTGTTTTACTTGGAAAAAGTAA
- the LOC138052997 gene encoding uncharacterized protein isoform X2 translates to MAPFPPSKLTDFYDASLQCFSMSFTENNVNELVDKFSQSNRKEHCHKHVDDLNGYDDARVVLPSSDSPPSLRLPNGSLARGLSPSIIENRMPKLISELNASDCPKINGSSNERSQGAINENFSCCLRYIEEVKAATLASLSTLTDELSILEQRLNTIGPYQTLYPLPDSAEFVTVVWTDELTGAVEQNNFLLDKGRLRLKTVKKAFRASLVRMSIGDVPCIVSSGENGFIPVRFLSGTTVQMSGHSRLNQSSERKA, encoded by the exons ATGGCTCCATTTCCACCCTCCAAGCTCACTGATTTCTATGATGCAAGTTTGCAATGTTTCAGCATGTCCTTCACAGAAAACAATGTCAATGAATTAGTGGACAAGTTTTCTCAATCAAACAGAAAAGAACATTGTCATAAGCATGTGGATGATTTAAATGGATATGATGATGCAAGGGTTGTTTTACCAAGCAGTGACTCTCCACCATCTTTAAGGCTTCCCAATGGAAGTCTTGCAAGAGGATTAAGCCCATCCATAATAGAGAACAGAATGCCAAAGCTAATATCTGAGCTTAATGCCTCAGATTGCCCAAAGATCAATGGAAGCTCCAACGAAAGGTCTCAAGGTGCTATAAATG AAAACTTTAGCTGTTGCTTAAGGTACATAGAAGAGGTTAAAGCAGCAACGTTAGCCTCACTTTCAACGTTAACTGATGAACTATCCATTTTGGAGCAGAGGCTGAACACTATTGGCCCCTATCAGACGTTATATCCATTGCCAGATAGTGCAG AGTTTGTTACAGTTGTTTGGACAGATGAATTGACTGGAGCAGTGgaacaaaacaattttcttcttgaCAAAGGCCGTTTGAGACTGAAGACAGTAAAGAAGGCATTCAGGGCTTCACTTGTTAGAATGTCCATAG GTGATGTGCCGTGCATCGTTTCTTCTGGAGagaacggtttcattcctgtcAGGTTTTTAAGTGGCACCACCGTTCAAATGTCTGGACACTCGAGACTTAATCAAAGCTCTGAACGAAAAGCTTGA